The Onychomys torridus chromosome 4, mOncTor1.1, whole genome shotgun sequence genome includes a window with the following:
- the Arpc5l gene encoding actin-related protein 2/3 complex subunit 5-like protein isoform X2 — protein MARNTLSSRFRRVDIDEFDENKFVDEQEEAAAAAGEPGPDPGEVDGLLRQGDMLRAFHAALRNSPINTKNQAVKDRAQGVVLKVLTNFKSSEIEQAVQSLDRNGIDLLMKYIYKGFEKPTENSSAVLLQWHEKALAVGGLGSIIRVLTARKTV, from the exons ATGGCCCGGAACACGCTGTCCTCGCGCTTCCGTCGGGTGGATATCGACGAGTTTGACGAGAACAAATTTGTGGACGAGCAGGaagaggcggcggcggcggcgggcgagCCAGGACCCGACCCCGGCGAGGTGGACGGGCTCCTGCGGCA AGGGGACATGCTTCGGGCGTTCCATGCAGCCTTGCGGAACTCTCCAATCAACACCAAGAATCAAGCTGTGAAG gACCGAGCCCAGGGTGTAGTTCTGAAAGTACTCACAAACTTTAAGAGCAGTGAAATTGAGCAGGCTGTGCAGTCACTGGACAGAAATGGCATTGACTTGTTAATGAAGTACATTTATAAAGGATTTGAGAAGCCTACAGAAAACAGCAGTGCTGTGTTACTCCAGTGGCATGAAAAG GCCTTAGCTGTAGGAGGACTGGGCTCCATTATAAGAGTTCTTACAGCAAgaaagactgtttaa
- the Arpc5l gene encoding actin-related protein 2/3 complex subunit 5-like protein isoform X3 — protein sequence MLRFKAILNWPRCTGDMLRAFHAALRNSPINTKNQAVKDRAQGVVLKVLTNFKSSEIEQAVQSLDRNGIDLLMKYIYKGFEKPTENSSAVLLQWHEKASAVTLHFLFTLEAPYQDLQILAVLLRLLFSCGFRLGRTNYP from the exons atgctgagatttaaag CCATCCTTAACTGGCCTCGATGCACAGGGGACATGCTTCGGGCGTTCCATGCAGCCTTGCGGAACTCTCCAATCAACACCAAGAATCAAGCTGTGAAG gACCGAGCCCAGGGTGTAGTTCTGAAAGTACTCACAAACTTTAAGAGCAGTGAAATTGAGCAGGCTGTGCAGTCACTGGACAGAAATGGCATTGACTTGTTAATGAAGTACATTTATAAAGGATTTGAGAAGCCTACAGAAAACAGCAGTGCTGTGTTACTCCAGTGGCATGAAAAG GCCTCAGCTGTGACATTGCACTTTCTCTTCACCTTGGAAGCACCTTATCAGGATCTTCAAATACTGGCAGTCTTATTACGTTTGCTTTTTAGCTGTGGATTTAGGCTAGGCAGGACAAACTACCCTTGA
- the Arpc5l gene encoding actin-related protein 2/3 complex subunit 5-like protein isoform X1, producing MARNTLSSRFRRVDIDEFDENKFVDEQEEAAAAAGEPGPDPGEVDGLLRQGDMLRAFHAALRNSPINTKNQAVKDRAQGVVLKVLTNFKSSEIEQAVQSLDRNGIDLLMKYIYKGFEKPTENSSAVLLQWHEKASAVTLHFLFTLEAPYQDLQILAVLLRLLFSCGFRLGRTNYP from the exons ATGGCCCGGAACACGCTGTCCTCGCGCTTCCGTCGGGTGGATATCGACGAGTTTGACGAGAACAAATTTGTGGACGAGCAGGaagaggcggcggcggcggcgggcgagCCAGGACCCGACCCCGGCGAGGTGGACGGGCTCCTGCGGCA AGGGGACATGCTTCGGGCGTTCCATGCAGCCTTGCGGAACTCTCCAATCAACACCAAGAATCAAGCTGTGAAG gACCGAGCCCAGGGTGTAGTTCTGAAAGTACTCACAAACTTTAAGAGCAGTGAAATTGAGCAGGCTGTGCAGTCACTGGACAGAAATGGCATTGACTTGTTAATGAAGTACATTTATAAAGGATTTGAGAAGCCTACAGAAAACAGCAGTGCTGTGTTACTCCAGTGGCATGAAAAG GCCTCAGCTGTGACATTGCACTTTCTCTTCACCTTGGAAGCACCTTATCAGGATCTTCAAATACTGGCAGTCTTATTACGTTTGCTTTTTAGCTGTGGATTTAGGCTAGGCAGGACAAACTACCCTTGA
- the Arpc5l gene encoding actin-related protein 2/3 complex subunit 5-like protein isoform X4, which translates to MKKIAILNWPRCTGDMLRAFHAALRNSPINTKNQAVKDRAQGVVLKVLTNFKSSEIEQAVQSLDRNGIDLLMKYIYKGFEKPTENSSAVLLQWHEKASAVTLHFLFTLEAPYQDLQILAVLLRLLFSCGFRLGRTNYP; encoded by the exons ATGAAGAAAATAG CCATCCTTAACTGGCCTCGATGCACAGGGGACATGCTTCGGGCGTTCCATGCAGCCTTGCGGAACTCTCCAATCAACACCAAGAATCAAGCTGTGAAG gACCGAGCCCAGGGTGTAGTTCTGAAAGTACTCACAAACTTTAAGAGCAGTGAAATTGAGCAGGCTGTGCAGTCACTGGACAGAAATGGCATTGACTTGTTAATGAAGTACATTTATAAAGGATTTGAGAAGCCTACAGAAAACAGCAGTGCTGTGTTACTCCAGTGGCATGAAAAG GCCTCAGCTGTGACATTGCACTTTCTCTTCACCTTGGAAGCACCTTATCAGGATCTTCAAATACTGGCAGTCTTATTACGTTTGCTTTTTAGCTGTGGATTTAGGCTAGGCAGGACAAACTACCCTTGA